Within the Paenibacillus pabuli genome, the region ACCGTACAAGTGGATGGAGATATCTTCACTGTACTTGACTTCCAACATGTTAAACCAGGTAAAGGCGCAGCATTCGTACGTTCCAAATTGAAAAACCTGCGTAACGGTAACACGGTTGAGCGCACATTCCGTGCAGGTGAAACGATTGGACGTGCCATCATCGAAAACCGTGGCGTATCTTATCTGTATGCAAGTGGTACAGAGCACACGTTCATGGACAACGAAACATATGATCAGTTCACATTGACAAGCGACCAACTGGAATGGGAATTGAACTTCCTGAAAGAAAACATGAATGTAAAGATCGTCAGCTACCAAGGTGAAATCCTCGGAATTGACTTGCCTACAAGCGTAGAGCTGAAAGTTATCGAGACGGAGCCAAGTGTTAAAGGTAATACAGCTCAAGGTGCTACCAAAAACGCTAAAGTGGAAACGGGCTTGAACGTTCAAGTTCCTTTGTTTATTAACGAAGGCGACGTTCTGCTGATCGATACACGTGAAGGTAAATACTCCTCCCGCGCGTAACTTTCACGGGGTATAAGCAAAATACACAATGATGTCAACCCTTTGCCAATGATTTGGCAGAGGGTTTTTTCGAAAAAAGATTAGCCTATCAGGCACTTTCGTAATATACTGGGTTAAAGTCATTTTTCGGAGAGAATAATGGCGATGGACATAATTATGCATACTGCACAAGGTAGGG harbors:
- the efp gene encoding elongation factor P, with the translated sequence MISVNDFKTGLTVQVDGDIFTVLDFQHVKPGKGAAFVRSKLKNLRNGNTVERTFRAGETIGRAIIENRGVSYLYASGTEHTFMDNETYDQFTLTSDQLEWELNFLKENMNVKIVSYQGEILGIDLPTSVELKVIETEPSVKGNTAQGATKNAKVETGLNVQVPLFINEGDVLLIDTREGKYSSRA